The Populus alba chromosome 6, ASM523922v2, whole genome shotgun sequence genome contains a region encoding:
- the LOC118048219 gene encoding serine/threonine-protein kinase KIPK2 yields the protein MGSYPGTCEIVEAEEELDSVEHSKRAYQSYSGLSEGGDGRKHPVLKLGYKDSLEDDINQLFETISLKNSSKGLGLSSQAGTSASPLRKNAMKRPITVGVPRSPAIGNSEPVSLKQALRELCISKASEMAAMKRSSKSANSPGLSESGRIKSLYNSVIVETSRPGLPIVEISLVPEEIKSNVSEKLPLQLQVPKIKSSNQSAQSSPRLLALKSPNQSANSSPRFVVPATQDAIVTSLRQSEIVSASQKVRPQALKSPNQSSLSSPRYVGQSMQNGIETTQMHNGTGIAPRKIGSQELNSTAQSVCSSPRFAVPTSQNGTGIASMQNDMVSASRHSENQALKMEKVLKQKHTPAISLSHSVDNTLELDMDVPTSTKAASKAPAQRFGRKGRFNSASSSINGNRAIKFTRNTPRLAKPALRNKTSVKKKIRQGATSSACIPSEGNNSLFTSTGQLVCQKCQHTFDIVAEDSNQDFHGPLSSSLDAEVISSSKKSKPELTSSNCNRNGAVGKVKKHSKSTQKEEFSQSSNSSLGDHSTSTSNSDESNASRLSCGNRPHMSKDFRWEAISRLKMQHGVLSLRHFNLIKKLGCGDIGTVYLAELLGLNCLFAIKVMDNEFLARRKKMPRAQTEREILRMLDHPFLPTLYAQFTSDNLSCLVMEYCPGGDLHVLRQRQPGRSFSEPAARFYVAEVLLALEYLHMLGVVYRDLKPENILVREDGHIMLTDFDLSLRCSVSPTLLRSATDSEPVKMSGPCTESSCIEPLCIEPSCQVPCFSPRFLPAAAKARKLKAEVAAQVRSLPQLVAEPTDARSNSFVGTHEYLAPEIIKGEGHGAAVDWWTFGVFLYELLYGITPFKGSGNEETLANVVSESLRFPDSPLVSFQARDLIRELLVKEPENRLGTHKGATEIKQHPFFEGLNWALIRCAIPPEVPELYDFGVSKHGKNTQYLECKATGELLEFELF from the exons ATGGGGTCTTATCCTGGTACTTGTGAAATTGTTGAAGCAGAGGAAGAGCTGGATTCAGTTGAGCATTCTAAAAGAGCTTATCAATCTTATTCTGGATTAAGTGAGGGTGGTGATGGCCGAAAGCATCCTGTGCTAAAACTGGGATACAAGGATTCATTGGAAGATGATATCAACCAGCTTTTTGAGACTATCAGTCTTAAAAACTCATCCAAAGGTTTAGGTCTTTCAAGTCAGGCTGGTACCAGTGCAAGTCCTTTAAGGAAAAATGCTATGAAAAGACCGATTACAGTAGGTGTGCCTCGTTCACCTGCGATTGGAAATTCTGAGCCTGTGTCTCTGAAGCAAGCATTACGGGAGCTATGCATTTCTAAGGCATCAGAAATGGCTGCTATGAAGAGGTCATCGAAGTCGGCGAACTCTCCAGGTCTCTCAGAATCTGGAAGGATAAAGAGTTTGTATAATTCAGTAATAGTTGAAACAAGTAGACCTGGGCTTCCCATAGTTGAAATATCTTTGGTTCCGGAAGAAATCAAGTCAAACGTTTCTGAGAAGTTGCCTCTGCAACTTCAGGTGCCCAAGATAAAATCATCGAACCAGAGTGCTCAGTCTTCTCCTCGGCTCCTTGCATTGAAGTCACCTAACCAAAGTGCCAATTCTTCTCCTCGATTTGTTGTTCCAGCTACGCAGGATGCTATTGTGACCTCATTGAGGCAGAGCGAGATTGTTTCTGCATCTCAAAAAGTCAGACCTCAAGCACTAAAATCACCAAACCAAAGTTCTCTTTCTTCTCCTAGGTATGTTGGCCAAAGCATGCAAAATGGTATCGAGACCACACAGATGCATAATGGGACTGGTATTGCACCAAGAAAAATTGGAAGTCAAGAATTAAATTCAACAGCACAAAGTGTTTGCTCTTCTCCTCGATTTGCTGTTCCAACCTCGCAAAATGGTACTGGGATCGCATCAATGCAAAATGACATGGTTTCTGCATCAAGACATTCTGAAAACCAAGCTCTGAAGATGGAGAAGGTGCTGAAACAGAAGCATACACCTGCTATTTCTCTATCTCATTCTGTTGATAATACCTTAGAGCTAGATATGGATGTTCCCACTTCAACCAAGGCAGCAAGTAAAGCACCAGCACAAAGATTTGGTCGTAAAGGCAGGTTTAACTCAGCATCTTCTTCGATCAATGGAAACAGGGCAATCAAGTTCACCAGAAACACGCCACGTTTAGCTAAACCAGCTCTAAGGAACAAGACTTcagtgaagaagaaaataaggcAGGGTGCAACTTCTTCTGCTTGCATTCCTAGTGAAGGTAATAACAGCTTGTTTACTAGCACTGGTCAGCTGGTCTGTCAGAAATGCCAACATACTTTTGATATTGTAGCTGAAGATTCCAACCAAGATTTTCATGGTCCCTTGTCTTCCAGTCTTGATGCTGAAGTTATCTCAAGCAGTAAGAAATCTAAACCAGAATTGACTTCAAGCAACTGTAATAGAAATGGAGCCGTTGGAAAAGTGAAGAAACATTCAAAATCAACACAAAAGGAGGAATTTTCCCAGAGCTCAAACAGTAGCCTTGGTGATCATAGCACCAGTACAAGCAACAGTGATGAGAGCAATGCAAGCAGATTGAGTTGTGGTAACAGGCCCCACATGTCGAAGGATTTCAGATGGGAAGCTATTAGCCGTCTCAAGATGCAACATGGAGTCTTAAGTTTGAGACACTTCAACCTCATAAAGAAGCTTGGTTGTGGAGATATAGGGACTGTTTATCTTGCCGAGCTTTTGGGTTTAAACTGCCTGTTTGCTATAAAGGTCATGGACAATGAATTTTTGGCAAGACGAAAAAAGATGCCTAGAGCCCAAACAGAAAGAGAGATATTGAGAATGTTGGACCATCCTTTCCTCCCTACACTGTATGCTCAATTCACATCAGATAATTTATCATGTTTAGTTATGGAGTATTGCCCTGGTGGAGATTTGCATGTCCTAAGGCAAAGGCAGCCCGGGAGGAGTTTTTCTGAACCAGCAGCCAG GTTTTATGTTGCTGAAGTTCTTCTTGCTTTGGAGTACTTGCACATGCTTGGAGTTGTCTACCGGGATCTAAAACCGGAGAACATTCTTGTTCGAGAAGATGGCCATATTATGCTCACCGACTTTGACCTTTCACTGAGGTGCAGTGTAAGTCCAACTCTCCTGAGATCTGCAACCGATTCAGAGCCTGTAAAGATGTCTGGCCCATGTACAGAGTCTAGCTGCATCGAGCCATTATGCATTGAACCATCCTGTCAAGTCCCTTGCTTCAGTCCTAGGTTTCTACCTGCTGCTGCAAAAGCAAGGAAGCTAAAAGCTGAAGTTGCTGCCCAGGTTAGATCTTTGCCACAGCTTGTGGCTGAGCCCACTGATGCACGCTCGAATTCCTTTGTTGGGACCCATGAATACCTGGCCCCTGAGATTATCAAAGGAGAGGGCCATGGAGCCGCCGTTGATTGGTGGACTTTTGGTGTTTTTCTTTACGAGCTTCTGTATGGCATAACACCTTTTAAGGGTTCTGGAAATGAAGAAACGCTAGCCAATGTGGTGTCAGAGAGCCTCAGGTTCCCTGATAGCCCACTTGTTAGCTTTCAGGCTAGAGATCTTATCAGGGAACTGCTAGTCAAAGAGCCGGAGAATAGGCTGGGAACACACAAAGGGGCTACTGAGATCAAGCAACACCCTTTCTTTGAGGGCTTGAATTGGGCACTCATACGCTGTGCCATCCCCCCTGAGGTACCAGAATTGTATGATTTTGGGGTTTCAAAGCATGGAAAGAATACCCAGTATTTGGAGTGTAAAGCTACAGG